The Candidatus Tumulicola sp. region CCCGCACGTATTCGGCGACGCCGAAATTCGTGACGTCGACGCACAGTGGGTCAACTGGGAGAAGCTGAAAGCGCTCGAGGCTACCGGTAAGAAGCGCCGTAGCCGCTTGGACGGCATTCCGCGTGCGCTCGGCGCGCTGCAACGCGGACAACGCATGCAAGAGAAAGCGTCGCGCGTCGGGTTCGATTGGAAAAGCGTCGACGGCGTGCTCGACAAGCTCGACGAAGAACGGCGCGAACTTGCCGTCGCTCGCGAAGAGGCGAACCCCGACGGCGTCCGCGAAGAGTTGGGCGACGTGCTGTTTACGCTCGTCAATCTCGCGCGCTCGCTCGGCGTGGACGCCGAAGCCGCCATGCGCGAGGCAAACGAAAAGTTCTATCGTCGCTTCCGCTTCATGGAAGAGGATGCCGCACGCAAAGGCCGGCCGCTGGCCGAGATGTCGATCGAGGAGCTCGAAGAGTTATGGCAGCAAGCCAAGACGCAAGCAGCATAATCCGTTTGCGCATGAGTGCGCACGACGCACACTACGGTGGGAATTTGGTCGACGGCGCCCGTATGCTGTCGTTGTTCGGCGACGTCGCAACGGAATTGTTAATCCGCATGGACGGCGATGAAGGCCTGTTCGTCGCCTACGATCGGGTGGAGTTCCTCGCGCCGGTGTTCGCCGGGGACTACGTGGAAGCCGAAGGCCGGATCGTTTCGGTCGGCCGCACGTCGCGCACGATGGAGTTTGAAGCCCGCAAAGTGATCGCCGCTCGCCCCGATATCGACGATAGCGCGGCCGACGTCCTAAATCCACCGGTCGTCGTGTGCCGGGCTTCGGGGACGTGCGTCACGCCGGCCGCCAAGAAGCGCATTCCGTAAAACCTTAAACCAGACGCTCGTGGGTACGGCGTTTCCAGACGAACTCGTAGTAGCTGAACTGCAATACCAGACCGCTGCAGAACGCGATCGGATAGCCCATCCAGACGCCGGGCAATCCGAAGTGGCGCATTAAGAGATAGGCGGCCGGCACTTCGATGCACCAGATCGAAACAACGCTGATCGTCGTGGGCCATAACACCGCTCCGCTGCCGCGCATGACGCCGCTGAGAACTGCGTTGTTGCCGAATATTACGTAGCTCCATAGCGTGATCGTCAGCAAACCGTGGGCGATCGCTAGCGTCCGTTCGCTAACGATAAACCATCCGAGAATATCCCAAGCGAACACATAGCATAGAGCGACCAGCACGATGCCCATGATGTAGTTCAAGCCGACCGCATTGCGGACGACCGATCCGAGCTTATCCTCGCGGCGCGCGCCGATGCACTGCGCGGCGAAGATCGACGCGGTGATACCGATCGAGATGGCTGGAAACTGCACGTAGCTGACGACTTGGTTGACGGCACCATACGCAGCCGTGGCATCCGAACCGAAACGGTTGACGAACCCCAGCAAGGCGATTTCGGCCAACGAAACCATCATGATTTGGAAGCCGGTAGGAACGCCGATTCGTATGACCGTTCGTAGAATCGTCCAGTCGACCAGCATATCCGACAGCGTTTCGCGATCGAATTTTAGCGGATGATTCTGGCGATGCAACGTCCACAGAAGCCACGCAAACGCGCCGCCGTTGGCGAACAATCCCGCCACCGCGGCCGAGACGACCCCCAACTTAGGAAAGCCGAACCAGCCCAGGATAAACAACGGCGTGATGACGACGATCAGCAGCGTCGAAACGATCAATGCATAGAGCGGCGTTGTGGTGTCACCGGTGCCGCGTAGAAACGTCGTGTACGCGATATACGTGAAGATGACCGGCATCGTAAGAAATACGACCTTCGCGTACGCATCCGATTGCGCCAAAATATTGGCCGGCGTTGCGAGCAGCCCCAAGATCCAGGGCGAGACGAGGAAACCGATGACGGCGACCGCGATGCCCATGTATAAGGCGGCGCCGAGCACGGTGCCCGCAATTTTTTTGACCTTGGTATGGTTGCCGGCCCCGAACGCCTGGCCAATCAAAACGCTGCCGCCGCTCGCGATTCCAATGAAAAACGAGATGAGCAAAAACAGTAGCGGGAAGACCGCCGACATCGCGCCCAGCGAAGCCGTTCCGAGCAGCCGCCCGATCCAAACGCTGGCAACGGTCTGCGATGCCGCTTGCAGCACGTTGCTAAGCATCAGCGGCACCAAAAAGACGAGCATCGTACGCCACATGGGCCGCTGCTCGTCGAAGATGTTGACCCCGCGACGAGCGGCGGCCTGAGCCATGGCGGTTACTCCTGGGCGAGCAGCGTGTAGATCTCTTTACGCGCCCGGTCGAGCAGTTCGCGGACGTGCTCTACCGTCTCCGGCTTGGAGTCGCGGCCGATTTGCGCGACCGCTTGCATTAAGCGACCGGCGGCACTGCGTAACTCGTTGCCTTCGCCCATCTCGGGCGCATCGTCATCGGCATCTCCGAAGAAGCCGTGACGCATCGGACCATGCTCGCTGAGATGCTTACGCCCCTCCTCGGTGATCTCGTATATGCGCCGGTCGCCCTCGTCGCGTCCGGCAATCAGACCCTCTTCCTCAAGGGTGGTCAGAATCGGGTAGATCGACCCGCCGCCGCCGCCCCAGCCTCTACGACGAAAGTCTTGAATCAAGTCGTAGCCGTGGCCCGGATCGTCGGCCAGCCGCTTTAAAATGACGAATTTTAGAATCCCGCGCTTGAATCGACGGCCCATATGCCGCAAGTGTCCGCCGAAGTCTTCGCCGAATCCGCCTCGGTGGTGATGATGAATATGTTCTCTCATGTCGATACAGTATTTGATATATCGATATCTGTCAACATCTGTCGGGGCGAGAAGCGGGACGCAGGGCCGCCGGCGGTGTAGCCACGCGAGTGCGGCTCGATAAATTTATGAAGGTTTCGCGGCTTTCGCGCCGGCGCAGCGAGGCACACGAAGCGCTCGAACACGGCCGCATTACCAAAGATGGCAAACCGCTAAAACCAGGCTATCAAGTAAAACAGGGCGACATCATCGATATCCATTACGCGACGCGATTCGTAACCGTCATCATACGAGACGTTCCGTTACGCGTCACGCCATCGGTCAAGCCGGCCGATTTGTACGATGTCGTTTCCACTCGCCGGGACGACCCGGCCGACTGGGCGTGACCGGCAGCGACGTCAAGGACTCGCTGGCGCGCGAGATTCCGGAGTGCGCCGGCTGCCGCAATGCGTTGGGCGATGCACTCATTCTGTACGGCGCTCGCGACGGACGATTCGTGGCACACCGCCCGGCGGTGGCACGGCTTTTCTGGTCGCTGCTGGGCGCCGACCGAAAACAGCATCCGATTCGACGGCTGCCGCCTTCTAGACTCGGCCTGTCCGGGTTCGAGATCGCGGTACCGGATAGCCGGTCGACGGCGCCGCCGGTACCGTCGCGCCGCTGCGAGCGTTCGGCTGAGATTCGCGGTGCATTTTTGGCCTGTGGCACGTTGACGGCCGCCGGCCGCGGCTATCATCTGGAGTTCGTCCCGCAGGACGGGCGTGCCGTACGCCTGGCGCGGCTGCTGCAGCCGTTCGGCGTGCCCAAGCGCGGGCATCGCAACCGGCGCGAAACGTTGTATTACAAAGACTTCGAGGCCATCGCCGGCGTACTCGCCGCAATGGGCGCCCACGCCGCGGTTCTCGCGCTCGAGGACCTGCGCGCGCTGCGCGAGACCAAGAATCGCGTGCACCGATTGGTCAACTCCGAAGCCGCCAATCTGCAACGAACCGCCGCGGCAGCGGCCACGCAGAGCGAGTCGGCCCGCATTCTCGCGCAGGCGATCGGTCTCGAAACGCTGCCCTCCGCCCTTCGAGAAATTGCCGAGCTTCGACTCGAGCATCCGGACGAATCGTTGGCGGAACTCGGGCGCCGCTGCCGGCCGCCGGTCGGCAAACCCACCGCCAGCGGACGTCTGGCATCGTTGCGCCGGATGGCCGAGCGGGTACGAACCGGGCAGGGGCCCGTCAAGCAGGCCCGGTAAATCGACGCGTTCTCACTTCACGGAGCATTGCATTGCGTATCGGAATTAACGGCTTCGGCCGCATCGGCCGGAACTTCGCCAAGGCGCTGATCGAGCATCACCCCGACATCGAAATTGCGGCAGTCAACGACCTCACCAGTGCCGCCGAGTGCGCGCACCTCTTCAAGTACGACAGCAACTACGGGACGTATCCGGGAGACGTTTCGTCATCTGGCGATTCCATCAAGATCGACGATCGAACGATCGCGGTGACCGCCGAGCGCGATCCAGCCAAGCTGCCGTGGGGTAAACTGGGCGTCGATGTGGTGATCGAGTCGACCGGACTGTTCACCGACGCCGCCAAAGCGCGCGCGCACATCGACGGCGGCGGCGCCAAAAAAGTGCTGATCTCTGCACCGGCCAAGGGCGAAGATCTCACGGTGGTGCTGGGCGTCAACGATGGCCAGTACGATCCGCAAAAGCACAACGTCATTTCGAACGCGTCGTGCACGACCAACTGCTTGGCGACGGCCGTCAAGCCGATCGTGGATCATCTCGGATGGGTGAAAGGTTTTATGACGACCATTCACTCGTATACGAACGATCAGAACATTCTCGACGCTCCGCATAAAGATTGGCGTCGCGCGCGCAACGCCGCGACCAACATCATCCCGACGTCGACCGGCGCGGCCAAAGCGCTCTATCTAACGATTCCCGAAGTGCAAGGAACGTTCGACGGATTCGCGTTACGCGTACCGACGCCGACCGTTTCGATGATCTATCTCGTCGTTCAAACGAAAAAAGAAACGACCCGGGAAGAGCTCAACGGCATCTTGCGCGATGCAGCCAACGGCCCGATGTCGCGCTACGTCAGGTTCACCGAAGAGGAGTTGGTGTCGTCCGATTTCAAACGCGATCCGCACAGTTCCATCATCGATGGTAAGCTCACCAACGTAATGGGCGACTTGATTCAAGTCGCGGCATGGTACGACAACGAGTGGGGCTACTCGTGCCGTCTCGCCGATCTCACCGACATCGTTCTCAAAACGCTTCCAGCGCCGAAATAGCAGCGCATGGCGCTGCGCTTCATGAACGAGCTGGACGTCCGCGGCAAGCGCGTTCTGCTTCGGGAAGATCTGAATGTGCCGATGGACGGCGCGCGAGTGGCCGATTACACTCGGATCGACGCGGCGCTGCCGACGCTGCGCGCGTTGCACGACCGGGGTGCGCGAACGATCGTTCTCTCGCATCTCGGCCGGCCCGACGGCACGCCCGACCCGAAATACTCGTTGTGGCCGGTCGCGCAGGCGTTGTCCGAACGATTAGGGTTGCCGGTGGCATTTGCGGACGATTGCGTCGGACCGCAGGCGCAGGTGGCGGTCGCCGCACTGCACGACGGCGATCTGCTGTTGCTCGAAAACGTGCGCTTTCACGCCGGAGAGGAGCGCAACGATCCGTCCTTCGTCGCGCAACTCGCGGCATTGGGCGACGTCTACATCAACGACGCGTTCGGCACGGCGCATCGCGCGCATGCTTCGACCGAAGGGTTGGCGCACGCGCTCCCGCACGCCGCCGGACTGTTGATGCAAAGCGAACTGGACGCACTGCGCAAGCTCACGGATCGTCCTGCCAAACCGTTCGTCTGCGCGATTGGCGGCTCGAAAGTAGCCGATAAAATTGGTGTGTTCACCCACTTGATCGAATTGGTCGACGCGTTTTGCATCGGTGGCGGAATGGCCAACACGTTCTTAGCGGCCGAAGGAGTGCCGGTCGGCAAGTCGTTGCGCGACGCCGATCTGGAACCGGCGCTCGCCATCCTATCGCTCGCTCGGCGAAGCGGCGTCGCCTTGCATCTGCCCATCGACGCCGTCACCGGCAGCGGAGTCGACGATCCGTCGCCCCGAACCGTTTCGACCGCGGCAGTCGCCGCCAACGACATGATCCTCGACATCGGTCCGGCAAGTGCGAAGGCGTACGCAAACGTGATCGAACGCGCCAAAACCATCGTGTTTAACGGGCCGATGGGCGTGTACGAAAAGCCGGCGTTTCGCGCCGGCACGCAGGTGGTGGGTGAAGCCATCGCGCGCGCGACGCGGCGCGGCGCACTCAGCGTCGTCGGCGGCGGCGACGCAGCGGCAGCCGCCCATATGCTGGGCTTCGCGGATGACGTTTCGCACGTATCCACCGGCGGTGGCGCGACGCTAGAATACTTGGAAGGCCGCGTGCTGCCGGGCGTCGCGGCATTGGAAAGCTGACGCGCGTGCCGCGTACGATCGTCGCCGGCAACTGGAAAATGCATAAAACAGCCGCCGATACGATGGCCTATCTCGACGTATTGTTGGCCGAACTCGAACAAACGCCGCCGCACGTCGACGTCATGCTCGCTCCCCCTTTCACGGCGCTTGCCGCCGCCTCGGCCCGGCTCGCGGGCTCGCGCGTACTGCTCGGCGCCCAAACGATGCATTGGGAGTTGGAAGGCCCGTACACCGGCGAAATTAGCGCACCGATGCTCGAAGAGTTCGGCGTAACGTGGGTGATCCTCGGGCACTCCGAACGGCGCGCGGCATGCGGTGAAACCGATCGAACGGTCAATTTGCGATTGCACGCCGCGCTCGCGCAGCAACTGCTGCCGGTCGTCGCGGTCGGAGAAACGGCTGCCGAACGTGCCGCAGGCGCGGCAGACGAACGCGTCGTTCACCAAACGCGCGCCGCGCTCGCCGGAATCCCCAACGAATCGCTACAACGCATCGCGCTGGCGTACGAGCCGGTATGGGCTATCGGCACCGGCAACAACTGCGATCCAGACGAAGCCGATCGGATGATGCACCTGATTCGCAACGCGGTTCCCGGCTTAGAAGAAACGCCGATTCTCTACGGCGGCAGCATGAAGGCCGCCAACGTCGCCGATTACACCGCCAAACCGAACATCAACGGCGGCTTGATCGGCGGAGCGTCGCTCGACCCCCGCGGCTTCGCAGATTTAATTCGCCGAGCGTGACAGCGAATCGCCCCCTGGTCCTCGCCATTCTCGACGGCTGGGGTTGCGCGGACGCCGGTCGCGGCAACGCGATCGACGCAGCCTCAACGCCGCATTGGGACGCACTCCTAGCGCGCTATCCTCACACCACGCTGGAAGCTTCCGGCGTCGACGTGGGCTTGCCCGCGGGAATCATGGGCAATAGCGAAGTCGGCCATTTGAATTTAGGCAGCGGCCGCGTCGTTCCGCAAGGGTTGGTCGTCATCGACGAGGACGTCGCGTCCGGCGCGCTGGGCCGCAATCCGGTATTGACTGAGGCGATCGAGCACGTACGCCGTACCGGCGGAACGCTACACTTGATGGGGTTGCTATCGGACGGTTGCGTGCACAGCTCGCTCGGGCATCTGTTCGCGCTCATCGACGCGGCGGTGGACGCCGGCGTGCGGGTCGCGATCGACGCATTTCTGGACGGCCGCGATACGCCGCCGCGTTCCGCGCAAACCTACGTCGCGCGGCTCGAAGAACAACTCGCCGGCAGAGGCCGGCAAGGCGCAATCGCGAGCGTGTCCGGACGTTTCTATGCGATGGATCGCGACAAGCGATGGGACCGCACGCGAATGGCATACGATATGCTCGTCCACGGCAATGCGGCCCACCATGCCGCCACCGCCGCAGAGGCGGTCGATGCCGCGTACGCGCGCGGCGAAGACGACGAGTTCGTCGTGCCGTGCATCGTCGGCGCGGCACGTCCGGTACGCGATGGCGATTCGTGCGTCTTCTTCAACTTTCGCCCGGATCGTGCCCGTCAGTTGACGAGCGCGATCGATGCCGGAACTCCGGCCTACCGGCACGGCGAGTTCGAAGCGTTCGTACCCAAAGAATTTCGCGATTTGTACTTTACCACGATGACGAAGTACGAGGAGCATTACAAAAACCCGGTGTTGTTCGGCCCGCGCCCGCAGTACGACACGTTCGGCGACGTACTTGCTTCACACGGGCTTCGCCAGCTGCGCCTAGCCGAGACCGAAAAGTACGCGCACGTTACCTATTTTTTCAACGGCGGCCGCGAAGGCGAATTGACCGGTGAAACGCGTAGGCTGGTGCCGTCGGACCGTTCGGTTGCGACCTACGACCTCGCCCCGGAAATGCGAGCGAATGAAATTACGACCGAAGCGATCGCTGCGATCGAGAGCGGAACCTACGATGCGATCGTGATGAACTATGCGAACGCCGACATGGTCGGGCATACCGGTAAATGGCAGCCGACGGTGCGCGCGGTCGAAATCCTCGACGATTGCATCGATCGTTTAGCACGCGCGGTATTGGCGGCCGGAGGAACGCTCGTGATTACGGCCGATCACGGCAACGCCGAAGAGAAGATCGACGCAGACGGAAATCCGTTGACCGCGCACACCACCAACCGCGTTCCGCTCGTCATCGTAGGCAACGAATCGAACTTCGCACTTGCATCCGGCGGACGCTTAGCCGACGTCGCGCCGACGCTGTTGCATCTGATGGGCGTCGACGTTCCCGAAGCCATGACGGGTCGCGACCTTCGCGCATAACGATGACTACGGTCGTCGCGCGCTTGGCGAACAAAGCGCCAACGTTTGTATTTCTCAGCGAAATCACTGCAGATGTCCAGACCGTTATCAGTAATATGTGATTAAACATAAGGAGCGCACCGAAACAGGGAGGCTGCTCCGAATGGACGAGCGTTTAGTAACCGAAGATCGCGGCGTAGCGATACTCGCAAGAGCGATGGTCTGGTTCACCCTCATTGGATCCGCAACAGTAGCCGTCGCATTCGCGGCGCACCTCCGCTGACGTACCGCCCCGTCATGA contains the following coding sequences:
- a CDS encoding phosphoglycerate kinase is translated as MALRFMNELDVRGKRVLLREDLNVPMDGARVADYTRIDAALPTLRALHDRGARTIVLSHLGRPDGTPDPKYSLWPVAQALSERLGLPVAFADDCVGPQAQVAVAALHDGDLLLLENVRFHAGEERNDPSFVAQLAALGDVYINDAFGTAHRAHASTEGLAHALPHAAGLLMQSELDALRKLTDRPAKPFVCAIGGSKVADKIGVFTHLIELVDAFCIGGGMANTFLAAEGVPVGKSLRDADLEPALAILSLARRSGVALHLPIDAVTGSGVDDPSPRTVSTAAVAANDMILDIGPASAKAYANVIERAKTIVFNGPMGVYEKPAFRAGTQVVGEAIARATRRGALSVVGGGDAAAAAHMLGFADDVSHVSTGGGATLEYLEGRVLPGVAALES
- a CDS encoding S4 domain-containing protein translates to MRLDKFMKVSRLSRRRSEAHEALEHGRITKDGKPLKPGYQVKQGDIIDIHYATRFVTVIIRDVPLRVTPSVKPADLYDVVSTRRDDPADWA
- a CDS encoding MATE family efflux transporter, whose protein sequence is MAQAAARRGVNIFDEQRPMWRTMLVFLVPLMLSNVLQAASQTVASVWIGRLLGTASLGAMSAVFPLLFLLISFFIGIASGGSVLIGQAFGAGNHTKVKKIAGTVLGAALYMGIAVAVIGFLVSPWILGLLATPANILAQSDAYAKVVFLTMPVIFTYIAYTTFLRGTGDTTTPLYALIVSTLLIVVITPLFILGWFGFPKLGVVSAAVAGLFANGGAFAWLLWTLHRQNHPLKFDRETLSDMLVDWTILRTVIRIGVPTGFQIMMVSLAEIALLGFVNRFGSDATAAYGAVNQVVSYVQFPAISIGITASIFAAQCIGARREDKLGSVVRNAVGLNYIMGIVLVALCYVFAWDILGWFIVSERTLAIAHGLLTITLWSYVIFGNNAVLSGVMRGSGAVLWPTTISVVSIWCIEVPAAYLLMRHFGLPGVWMGYPIAFCSGLVLQFSYYEFVWKRRTHERLV
- the tpiA gene encoding triose-phosphate isomerase, with translation MPRTIVAGNWKMHKTAADTMAYLDVLLAELEQTPPHVDVMLAPPFTALAAASARLAGSRVLLGAQTMHWELEGPYTGEISAPMLEEFGVTWVILGHSERRAACGETDRTVNLRLHAALAQQLLPVVAVGETAAERAAGAADERVVHQTRAALAGIPNESLQRIALAYEPVWAIGTGNNCDPDEADRMMHLIRNAVPGLEETPILYGGSMKAANVADYTAKPNINGGLIGGASLDPRGFADLIRRA
- the gap gene encoding type I glyceraldehyde-3-phosphate dehydrogenase translates to MRIGINGFGRIGRNFAKALIEHHPDIEIAAVNDLTSAAECAHLFKYDSNYGTYPGDVSSSGDSIKIDDRTIAVTAERDPAKLPWGKLGVDVVIESTGLFTDAAKARAHIDGGGAKKVLISAPAKGEDLTVVLGVNDGQYDPQKHNVISNASCTTNCLATAVKPIVDHLGWVKGFMTTIHSYTNDQNILDAPHKDWRRARNAATNIIPTSTGAAKALYLTIPEVQGTFDGFALRVPTPTVSMIYLVVQTKKETTREELNGILRDAANGPMSRYVRFTEEELVSSDFKRDPHSSIIDGKLTNVMGDLIQVAAWYDNEWGYSCRLADLTDIVLKTLPAPK
- the gpmI gene encoding 2,3-bisphosphoglycerate-independent phosphoglycerate mutase gives rise to the protein MTANRPLVLAILDGWGCADAGRGNAIDAASTPHWDALLARYPHTTLEASGVDVGLPAGIMGNSEVGHLNLGSGRVVPQGLVVIDEDVASGALGRNPVLTEAIEHVRRTGGTLHLMGLLSDGCVHSSLGHLFALIDAAVDAGVRVAIDAFLDGRDTPPRSAQTYVARLEEQLAGRGRQGAIASVSGRFYAMDRDKRWDRTRMAYDMLVHGNAAHHAATAAEAVDAAYARGEDDEFVVPCIVGAARPVRDGDSCVFFNFRPDRARQLTSAIDAGTPAYRHGEFEAFVPKEFRDLYFTTMTKYEEHYKNPVLFGPRPQYDTFGDVLASHGLRQLRLAETEKYAHVTYFFNGGREGELTGETRRLVPSDRSVATYDLAPEMRANEITTEAIAAIESGTYDAIVMNYANADMVGHTGKWQPTVRAVEILDDCIDRLARAVLAAGGTLVITADHGNAEEKIDADGNPLTAHTTNRVPLVIVGNESNFALASGGRLADVAPTLLHLMGVDVPEAMTGRDLRA
- a CDS encoding PadR family transcriptional regulator, whose product is MGRRFKRGILKFVILKRLADDPGHGYDLIQDFRRRGWGGGGGSIYPILTTLEEEGLIAGRDEGDRRIYEITEEGRKHLSEHGPMRHGFFGDADDDAPEMGEGNELRSAAGRLMQAVAQIGRDSKPETVEHVRELLDRARKEIYTLLAQE
- the whiA gene encoding DNA-binding protein WhiA; protein product: MTGSDVKDSLAREIPECAGCRNALGDALILYGARDGRFVAHRPAVARLFWSLLGADRKQHPIRRLPPSRLGLSGFEIAVPDSRSTAPPVPSRRCERSAEIRGAFLACGTLTAAGRGYHLEFVPQDGRAVRLARLLQPFGVPKRGHRNRRETLYYKDFEAIAGVLAAMGAHAAVLALEDLRALRETKNRVHRLVNSEAANLQRTAAAAATQSESARILAQAIGLETLPSALREIAELRLEHPDESLAELGRRCRPPVGKPTASGRLASLRRMAERVRTGQGPVKQAR
- a CDS encoding hotdog domain-containing protein, producing the protein MSAHDAHYGGNLVDGARMLSLFGDVATELLIRMDGDEGLFVAYDRVEFLAPVFAGDYVEAEGRIVSVGRTSRTMEFEARKVIAARPDIDDSAADVLNPPVVVCRASGTCVTPAAKKRIP